The following proteins are co-located in the Primulina huaijiensis isolate GDHJ02 unplaced genomic scaffold, ASM1229523v2 scaffold31995_ERROPOS86906+, whole genome shotgun sequence genome:
- the LOC140967964 gene encoding uncharacterized protein isoform X1, translated as MILQSGVLHTVSFAQYIPWNRSQPNRDVSSPLSSSGIILEEPKQKATSGGKFWQWSLLSLVPWVIRTRDKFQLPTTVNRKLKKHSHPHGNAESAAQHSTVRFKPYVSKVPWHTGPRGFLSQLFPRYGHYCGPNWSSGKDRGSLVWDKRPIDWLDFCCYCHDMGYDTHDQTDLLKADLAFLECLEKPHMSTKGNPRIAHIYKFMCISGLRNILIPYRQNLLSLQSGKFFFPSGWLSNMKWKAPTFAKA; from the exons ATGATTCTGCAGTCCGGGGTACTTCATACTGTCAGCTTTGCTCAG TATATTCCTTGGAATAGATCCCAACCAAACAGGGACGTATCATCACCTCTTTCGTCTAGTGGCATCATTTTGGAAGAACCTAAGCAGAAGGCTACTTCTGGTGGCAAATTCTGGCAATGGTCTCTCCTTTCACTCGTTCCTTGGGTTATCAGAACCAGAGACAAATTTCAGTTGCCCACCACTGTCAATAGGAAGTTAAAGAAGCATTCACATCCTCATGGGAACGCGGAATCTGCTGCTCAGCACTCAACGGTACGGTTTAAACCATATGTTTCAAAAGTTCCATGGCATACGGGTCCGAGAGGTTTTCTGTCTCAGTTGTTCCCACGGTATGGGCATTATTGTGGACCTAACTGGTCAAGTGGGAAAGATAGAGGCTCTCTTGTCTGGGACAAACGTCCAATTGATTGGTTGGATTTCTGTTGCTACTGTCATGATATGGGAtatgatacacatgatcaaacCGACCTTTTGAAGGCAGATCTAGCATTCTTGGAGTGCCTAGAGAAGCCTCACATGAGTACAAAAGGCAACCCTCGAATTGCTCATATCTACAAGTTTATGTGCATTTCAG GTCTAAGGAATATACTGATACCTTACAGACAGAACCTCTTGAGCTTGCAGTCTGGAAAATTTTTCTTTCCTTCCGGTTGGCTGAGCAATATGAAATGGAAAGCACCAACTTTTGCAAAGGCTTAA
- the LOC140967962 gene encoding hydroxyproline O-arabinosyltransferase RDN2-like: MLARKNMGRASPALLVLLGLSSFFATYNLLTLVMHKKVTKSTEKWNDPVISRPDETKFEKGAKFHVALTATDAPYSKWQCRIMYYWYQKMKDLTGSDMGGFTRVLHSGKPDNLMDEIPTVIVDPLPEGLDRGYIVLNRPWAFVQWLEKATIEEEYILMAEPDHVFVNPLPNLSHGDHPAAFPFFYIKPTDHEKIVRKYFPEEKGPLTSIDPIGNSPVIIKKSTLEKIAPTWVNVSLQMKDDPETDKAFGWVLEMYGYAVASALHGVRHILRKDFMLQPPWDLEIGSKFIIHYTYGCDYNMKGELTYGKIGEWRFDKRSHLRGPPPKKISLPPPGVPESVVRLVKAVNEATANIPNWDTENSS, encoded by the exons ATGCTTGCGAGGAAGAACATGGGGCGTGCATCACCCGCTCTATTGGTATTGTTGGGTTTGAGTTCTTTCTTTGCTACATATAACTTGTTGACTTTGGTGATGCACAAGAAGGTTACGAAGAGTACAGAGAAGTGGAATGATCCTGTGATTAGTAGGCCTGACGAGACAAAGTTTGAAAAAGGTGCAAAATTTCATGTGGCATTGACAGCCACTGATGCACCTTATAGCAAGTGGCAGTGTCGAATTATGTATTACTGGTACCAAAAGATGAAAGATTTAACTGGATCAGATATGGGAGGATTTACTCGGGTTTTGCATTCAGGAAAGCCTGATAATTTAATGGATGAAATCCCCACTGTTATTGTAGACCCCCTACCAGAAGGGCTTGATCGG GGTTACATTGTTTTAAATAGGCCCTGGGCCTTTGTACAGTGGCTGGAGAAAGCCACTATTGAGGAAGA GTATATTCTAATGGCAGAACCTGATCACGTTTTTGTTAATCCCTTGCCAAATTTGTCTCATGGAGATCACCCGGCCGCCTTCccttttttttacataaaaccaactgatcatgagaaaattgtaagaaaatatttcCCCGAAGAGAAAGGTCCTTTGACAAGTATTGATCCAATCGGAAACTCTCCAGTGATTATTAAGAAG TCTACTCTCGAGAAAATTGCTCCTACATGGGTGAATGTATCTTTGCAGATGAAAGATGATCCAGAGACTGATAAGGCTTTTGGATGGGTTCTAGAAAT GTATGGTTATGCAGTCGCATCTGCTTTGCATGGCGTGCGGCATATTCTTCGTAAAGATTTTATGTTACAG CCTCCATGGGACCTGGAAATCGGCAGCAAGTTCATTATACATTATACGTATGGATGCGATTACAACATGAAG GGAGAATTAACTTATGGGAAGATCGGCGAATGGAGATTTGACAAGCGATCGCACCTTCGTGGTCCTCCACCCAAAAAAATCTCATTACCCCCTCCTGGTGTTCCTGAGAGTGTG GTGAGGCTTGTGAAAGCTGTGAATGAGGCAACTGCAAATATCCCTAACTGGGACACAGAAAATTCGAGCTGA
- the LOC140967964 gene encoding uncharacterized protein isoform X2, translated as MNLQLQQYIPWNRSQPNRDVSSPLSSSGIILEEPKQKATSGGKFWQWSLLSLVPWVIRTRDKFQLPTTVNRKLKKHSHPHGNAESAAQHSTVRFKPYVSKVPWHTGPRGFLSQLFPRYGHYCGPNWSSGKDRGSLVWDKRPIDWLDFCCYCHDMGYDTHDQTDLLKADLAFLECLEKPHMSTKGNPRIAHIYKFMCISGLRNILIPYRQNLLSLQSGKFFFPSGWLSNMKWKAPTFAKA; from the exons ATGAATCTTCAACTGCAACAGTATATTCCTTGGAATAGATCCCAACCAAACAGGGACGTATCATCACCTCTTTCGTCTAGTGGCATCATTTTGGAAGAACCTAAGCAGAAGGCTACTTCTGGTGGCAAATTCTGGCAATGGTCTCTCCTTTCACTCGTTCCTTGGGTTATCAGAACCAGAGACAAATTTCAGTTGCCCACCACTGTCAATAGGAAGTTAAAGAAGCATTCACATCCTCATGGGAACGCGGAATCTGCTGCTCAGCACTCAACGGTACGGTTTAAACCATATGTTTCAAAAGTTCCATGGCATACGGGTCCGAGAGGTTTTCTGTCTCAGTTGTTCCCACGGTATGGGCATTATTGTGGACCTAACTGGTCAAGTGGGAAAGATAGAGGCTCTCTTGTCTGGGACAAACGTCCAATTGATTGGTTGGATTTCTGTTGCTACTGTCATGATATGGGAtatgatacacatgatcaaacCGACCTTTTGAAGGCAGATCTAGCATTCTTGGAGTGCCTAGAGAAGCCTCACATGAGTACAAAAGGCAACCCTCGAATTGCTCATATCTACAAGTTTATGTGCATTTCAG GTCTAAGGAATATACTGATACCTTACAGACAGAACCTCTTGAGCTTGCAGTCTGGAAAATTTTTCTTTCCTTCCGGTTGGCTGAGCAATATGAAATGGAAAGCACCAACTTTTGCAAAGGCTTAA